TGCGTCGTTTTGCGACGCTTTGGGGAACCGTTCGAGTTATCTGGCCGCGTTTCTTGCGTCGTGGCTGGTGGCCGCCTTGGATCAGCGGCTGCTTGCTTCCCGGCGCAGCGACGATCTGCTTCCCCAACTCTCTTCGATCGCCAAGGCCTTCCTGACGGCCCTTGTGGGCAGCGTACTGTTGATGGCCGTGTTCGACCGCGAACGGTTGGGGCGGGATTTCCTGTTTGTGTTTGGGATGACGACGCTTGGCCTGATTCTGTTCTACCGCACGGCGTTTCGCCTGAATATCTGGCGTCTGCGTGTCCATGGCCGGGGCATGTCGAATGCCGTCATCGTTGGTGCAAACGACACGGCGGTCTATCTGGTCAAACTGCTTCGTGCGCACGAACAATACGGATTCCACGTGGACGGGTTTGTGGAAAACGACACGAGCCGGCTGGGCATCATGAAACAATTGCAGGTTCCCTATTTGGGCCCGATCGATTCGCTCGAACGGATACTGGTGGATCGTGTCGTGGATGCGGTATTCATCGCGCTGCCGGTTCGGTCGTTTTATGAAACGATTCAACAAATCGCCCATTTGTGCGAAGGCGTCGGCGTGCCGGTGCGTTTCGTGGCGGACCTGTTCCCGTTTCGGGTGGCGCCGAACCGCATGTGGCGCCTGGACAACATGCCGCTTCTGTCGTTGACCGGGGTGCCCCGCATCGAGCCGCGCCACCTGATCCAGCGCCTCGAGGATTTGGCCATTTCCTCCCTGCTCATCGCGATGCTGGCGCTGCCGATGCTTGTCATCGCGGCGCTTGTCAAGATGGAATCGCGTGGTCCGCTCCTCGAACCGCAACACCGGGTTCGCAGGGACGGGCGGCGTTTTCGCATGTACCGTTTCCGCTGTAAGGAGGCGGCGTCCGGCGCGGCGGACCCGGCCGCGGAACGCCGTTTCACCCGGCTGGGCGAATTCCTGTTCCGTTACGATCTCGACGAACTGCCGGTATTGTTCAATGTGTGGCTGGGCCACATGAGCGCGTCCGAACCGAAACCGCCGATTGCCGTTGGATTGGACGACAGCGCGCTCGGTCTTGAGCGTGTCGTCCGAAGCGCATTCAAACCATGACAAGGACCTTTCGACGATGATTTTACAGGCGCTGCATGCGCATCGTTCGAATATCCTGTTTCGCGCGGGACTGGATGCCGCCTATACGTTCGTAGGGTATGTCGCGGCGGTTTACGTGACCTTGCCGGAACAGGCCGGTCTTGTTGGCGGCATGTTGCACCATGCCGGTTTCTATTTCATTTTCCTGCTGGTCTGGAGTTGGGTGGCCATTGATCGCGGGCTGTGGGAACCCGGGCGCAACGAGGATCTGGGATCCTATTTGCTTTCGATGATCCGCGCGGCGGTGGGGGCGATAGCCTTCGGCGTCTTTATCGCCGTGCCCATCGCCAACCAGGAATTGAAGCGAGATTTTCTGGCCGCGTTCAGTATCGGCGGCCTGGTGTCGCTGGTTACATTCCGCATGCTTGCCCATGGGGCGGCCATGGTGGTCCATTCACGCGGACACGACCTGCGCTCGGTGCTCATTGTCGGCGCGAATCCGCGCAGCGCGCGCCTGGCCGAGTTCCTGCTTTCCAATCCGCACCACGGTTACCGGGTGGATGGCTTCATCGAGGACGACGCGAGCCGGTTTCATTTCATGCAATCGTTGTCCGTTCTGCATTGCGGCGATTTTGACGACCTGGAAGACGTGATTGACCGGCACGGGATTCAGGAAGTGCACATCGCGCTGCCGGTGCGATCCTATTATGAACTCGTGTATCGCATGGGGAGAATTTGTGAAAAACGAGGCGTTCCGGTGCATTTCCTCGCGGATCTCTTCCCGCTACGCATTGCGCGAAGCCGTCTTCTCTACATCGAAGATGTGCCGCTGCTGTCGCTTTCGGCTATCCCGGAGGCGCGCGGCGAATTGTTTTTGAAACGCGTGCTCGATTTGTTCGTTTCGACCGTTATGCTGATGGGGCTGGCGCCGTTTTTCGTCATCATGGCGATTATCATCAAGGCCGATTCACCGGGGCCTGTTTTTTTCCTGCAAGAGCGCGTCGGGTTGAACGGGCGCCGTTTCAAGATGATCAAGTTCCGTTCGATGGTGCAGGATGCCGAAGCGCGCCGCAAGGCGCTTGAGGCCCTCAACGAGGCCGACGGGCCCGTGTTCAAGATTCGACGCGACCCACGCATTACCCGCGTGGGCGCCTTTATCCGCAAGTACAGCCTTGACGAATTTCCCCAACTCATCAACGTGTGGCTCGGCCAGATGACGCTTGTCGGCCCCCGGCCGCCCATTCCCGCCGAAGTCGAAAAATATACCTGGGATCAACGGCGGAGATTGAGCGTCAAGCCCGGCATGACCGGATTGTGGCAGGTCAGTGGGCGCAGCGACGTGGGCTTCGAGCAATGGGTCGGGCTCGACCTCGCCTACATTGACCATTGGTCCTTGTGGCTCGATTTCAAGATACTCTTGAAGACATTCCACGCGGTGGTGGCGGGCCGCGGCGCCGCATGATGCGCGGCTAATGCGCCACGGCGAATTCCTGCCTGACTTCGTAATAGGCGCCGGCTTGCAGGCCGATGTTCATGAGAATGCCGGCCATGGCGAGGAAAACGATCTGCGCCGTGCCGCCGTAACTGACGAAGGGCAGCGTCAAGCCTTTTGTGGGCAGCAATCCGATCGTCACGCCCATATTGAATGCAGCCTGCAGGCTGATCAGCATGGTGATGCCGGCGGCGAGGAGCGAACCGAACAGGTCGGGGGCGGCGTTGGCGATCCGCATGCCCAGAAAAAGGAAGGCCACGAACATCGCCACGACCGGGGCCGTGCCCAGCAGTCCCATTTCCTCGCCCCAGACCGCGAAGATGAAGTCGGTATGCGCCGCGGGCAGGTAGAAGAGTTTTTGCTCGCCGGCGCCGGGGCCGACGCCGCCGTAGGATCCCCGCGCAAAGGCGGCGAGGCTTTGTATGAGGTGGAACCCGCCGTCGTTGCGGTGCGCGAACGGGTCCAGGAAGGAGATTAGCCGTTGCCAGCGATAGGGGCTTGTTTTGATCATGGCGACAATAAACGCGCTGCCCGCGATTGCGCTGCCGAACACGTAAAACCAGCGCGCGCCGCCCATGAAAATCATGAGAAAAGCCACGCTGCCCATCACGGCGGGGATGCCGAGGTCGCGTTCCATGAGCACCAGCAGGACAAATGCCCCGGTAATGGCGGCCATGGGCAGAAACCCGCCCCGCAGGGTCGCAATGCGATCGCGGTTTTCGGCCAGTTTGCGGGCCAGCAGGAGAATCAGCGCGAACTTGGCAATCTCGGACGGCTGGAATTGATGAATGATCGGCAGCCGGATCCAGCGCGTGGCGCCGTTTACCTCTACGCCGATGCCCGGAATGAGCACCGCGACAAGCAACAACAGGGCAAGTCCGACGATGCCGCGGAAAAACAGCGGTTCGCCGAACCGGTGGTAGTCGAAGAAGGTGGCGAGATAGAGCATGAGGCCAAGGCCAACCGCGACGCATGCCGCCTGGCGCCAGAACAGGCTCATGCCGTTGGTTTTGACCGCGGCCACGCTGTAAATGGTGATCAGCCCGATGCTCAGCAACGCCAATACGATGAGCAAAATCGCCGTGGTCTCACGTCTCATGGCAATATCTCCCGCGCGTGTCGCGCAAAGTCCGCAACCGCCTGTTTGAACACGCGGCCCCGGTGTTCGAAACTGGTGTACATGTCGAAACTGGCGCACGCGGGCGAAAGCAGAACCGCGTCGCCGGGCATAGCGGCAGCGGCCGCCCGCCGGACGGCGTCGTCCATGGCGGCGGCTTGTTCGACGGGGACGAGATCGCCAAAGGCCGCTTCGATTTTCGGGGCGTCTTCCCCGATGAGGACCATGTGGCGGACCTTCGCGCGCACCAGATCCCGCAAGACTCGATAATCGGTGTTTTTCCCTTCCCCGCCGGCAATCAACACGACCGGAACCGAAAAACTTTCCAGCGCCACTTTGAGGCTGTCCACGTTGGTGGCCTTCGAGTCGTTGTAAAAATCCACGCCGGACACGCGCGTCACGAATTCAATGCGGTGTTCGACGCCGCCGAACGTGCGCAAGGCGGCCAGCGTCCGATCCCAATCGAATCCGCCCGCGCGCATGAACGACAGCGCACAAAGGACATTCTGCAGGTTATGGCGGCCCGGCAGTATCGTGTCAGACACATCCGCCACCTGTTCGCGGCCGAATCGGATTGCGCGGCCGTCAAGCCAAAGACCGTTGTCGAGACGTTTTTCGAGGCTGAACGGATAAACGTGCGCGCGGGTCCATGCGGCCATGACCCGGACGATCGGGTCGTCCTCATTGACGACGGCAATGTCGCCGACGTCTTGCCGGGCGTGGATGCGCGCCTTGACATCCGCGTACGTTTCGATTGTGCCATGGCGGGCGAGATGATCGGGCGTCACGTTGATCACGGCGGCGGCCCATGGATG
This genomic window from Candidatus Hydrogenedentota bacterium contains:
- a CDS encoding sugar transferase; translated protein: MAASSGGAHDSIAPETQQENAGIDSDGSGTPSLPGRGGGSMPVRQRFPWLIGLAWFLLDTVCIIGALYVAVFATLRADASFCDALGNRSSYLAAFLASWLVAALDQRLLASRRSDDLLPQLSSIAKAFLTALVGSVLLMAVFDRERLGRDFLFVFGMTTLGLILFYRTAFRLNIWRLRVHGRGMSNAVIVGANDTAVYLVKLLRAHEQYGFHVDGFVENDTSRLGIMKQLQVPYLGPIDSLERILVDRVVDAVFIALPVRSFYETIQQIAHLCEGVGVPVRFVADLFPFRVAPNRMWRLDNMPLLSLTGVPRIEPRHLIQRLEDLAISSLLIAMLALPMLVIAALVKMESRGPLLEPQHRVRRDGRRFRMYRFRCKEAASGAADPAAERRFTRLGEFLFRYDLDELPVLFNVWLGHMSASEPKPPIAVGLDDSALGLERVVRSAFKP
- a CDS encoding sugar transferase → MILQALHAHRSNILFRAGLDAAYTFVGYVAAVYVTLPEQAGLVGGMLHHAGFYFIFLLVWSWVAIDRGLWEPGRNEDLGSYLLSMIRAAVGAIAFGVFIAVPIANQELKRDFLAAFSIGGLVSLVTFRMLAHGAAMVVHSRGHDLRSVLIVGANPRSARLAEFLLSNPHHGYRVDGFIEDDASRFHFMQSLSVLHCGDFDDLEDVIDRHGIQEVHIALPVRSYYELVYRMGRICEKRGVPVHFLADLFPLRIARSRLLYIEDVPLLSLSAIPEARGELFLKRVLDLFVSTVMLMGLAPFFVIMAIIIKADSPGPVFFLQERVGLNGRRFKMIKFRSMVQDAEARRKALEALNEADGPVFKIRRDPRITRVGAFIRKYSLDEFPQLINVWLGQMTLVGPRPPIPAEVEKYTWDQRRRLSVKPGMTGLWQVSGRSDVGFEQWVGLDLAYIDHWSLWLDFKILLKTFHAVVAGRGAA
- a CDS encoding putative peptidoglycan glycosyltransferase FtsW, whose amino-acid sequence is MRRETTAILLIVLALLSIGLITIYSVAAVKTNGMSLFWRQAACVAVGLGLMLYLATFFDYHRFGEPLFFRGIVGLALLLLVAVLIPGIGVEVNGATRWIRLPIIHQFQPSEIAKFALILLLARKLAENRDRIATLRGGFLPMAAITGAFVLLVLMERDLGIPAVMGSVAFLMIFMGGARWFYVFGSAIAGSAFIVAMIKTSPYRWQRLISFLDPFAHRNDGGFHLIQSLAAFARGSYGGVGPGAGEQKLFYLPAAHTDFIFAVWGEEMGLLGTAPVVAMFVAFLFLGMRIANAAPDLFGSLLAAGITMLISLQAAFNMGVTIGLLPTKGLTLPFVSYGGTAQIVFLAMAGILMNIGLQAGAYYEVRQEFAVAH
- the murD gene encoding UDP-N-acetylmuramoyl-L-alanine--D-glutamate ligase, whose translation is MVGMGRTALAVVRLLLREGARPFVTEAKSGATFESACAELDALGVPYELGGHTAAAFANADLVIPSPGVAPAKIPIPPSCRAEMMSEMEFAFPYCRSRIIAVTGTNGKTTTTELLKTLVAGCGHSVTLAGNNDTPLSAAVLESPAPEFLVLEVSSYQLELANAFHPWAAAVINVTPDHLARHGTIETYADVKARIHARQDVGDIAVVNEDDPIVRVMAAWTRAHVYPFSLEKRLDNGLWLDGRAIRFGREQVADVSDTILPGRHNLQNVLCALSFMRAGGFDWDRTLAALRTFGGVEHRIEFVTRVSGVDFYNDSKATNVDSLKVALESFSVPVVLIAGGEGKNTDYRVLRDLVRAKVRHMVLIGEDAPKIEAAFGDLVPVEQAAAMDDAVRRAAAAAMPGDAVLLSPACASFDMYTSFEHRGRVFKQAVADFARHAREILP